Proteins found in one Mytilus edulis chromosome 2, xbMytEdul2.2, whole genome shotgun sequence genomic segment:
- the LOC139511937 gene encoding F-box/LRR-repeat protein 7-like isoform X3, which produces MRYNGLLRREIQDPNQTCTDSINDSSSGFASDAASHTYSKTSMSTFKGSCSDSSESGRVSCREPPWSGTKTPTHREPNHYNPRDLNMQYRMSTPSPMSHKSSSSVKTTSSNRSSSKSSHISSHKLPTAPPVISYKNPAYEYQLDKHIEEIQYNIKRIELQDGQQYISSKPKSRHHKPSLFDLVTDDVIVNIFSNLPTDQLCRCSRVCNRWYRLSWDPLLWRRIVINSEKINVDKALKYLTKRLSYNTPTVCVIVERIILTGCEKLTNKGLHTIAKRCPELRHLEIQGCANITNDSLFEIASYCVNLEYLDTTGCPCVTSVSLTTQVLEQATAHHLRQIYLRFLDMTDCYALEDEGLKTLTLHCTQLQHLYLRRCVRIGDAGVQAIGINCPYIKELSISDCRKVTDYGVCALSKIGDNLRYLSVAKCDKVSDVGVIQLAKNCRKLRYLNVRGCEAVSDDAMDVLARNCTKLKSLDIGKCDVTDEGLQVLSHNCSQLKKLSLKSCDAITDDGVKCIAKKCRHLEQLNIQDCHLTVDAYRAVKRYCKKCFIEHTNPGFY; this is translated from the exons ATGAGATACAATGGACTTTTACGAAGGGAAATTCAAG acCCGAATCAAACATGCACCGACTCAATAAATGACTCGTCGTCAGGATTTGCCTCTGATGCAGCGAGTCATACGTACTCAAAGACCAGCATGTCGACCTTCAAAGGAAGCTGCTCTGACAGTAGCGAATCTGGACGAGTATCGTGTAGAGAACCACCGTGGTCAGGGACAAAGACTCCTACACACAGAGAACCTAACCATTACAATCCACGTGACTTAAATATGCAATACAGAATGTCCACACCGTCACCAATGTCTCATAAATCATCATCGTCCGTGAAAACAACATCATCTAACCGTTCGTCCTCAAAATCATCACACATTTCATCACACAAACTTCCAACAGCGCCACCTGTGATAAGTTATAAAAATCCTGCATATGAATATCAGTTAGATAAACATATTGAAGAAATTCAGTATAATATTAAACGGATTGAGCTTCAAGACGGCCAACAGTACATTTCATCCAAACCGAAATCACGTCACCATAAACCGTCTCTTTTCGACTTAGTGACAGATGACGTTATTGTGAACATATTCTCAAACTTGCCGACCGATCAGTTGTGTCGATGTTCTCGAGTGTGCAATCGATGGTATCGGTTGTCATGGGATCCGTTACTATGGAGACGCATTGTTATAAATAGCGAGAAGATAAACGTTGATAAAGCtttgaaatatttgacaaaaagacTTAGTTACAATACTCCCACAGTATGTGTGATTGTGGAAAGAATTATATTGACTGGTTGTGAAAAGCTAACTAATAAAGGATTACATACGATAGCGAAACGCTGTCCAGAGTTACGGCACTTGGAAATACAAGGATGTGCCAATATTACTAATGATTCACTCTTTGAAATTGCATCTTATTGTGTTAACCTGGAATATTTAGATACTACTG GATGCCCTTGTGTTACCAGTGTTAGTCTTACCACCCAAGTATTAGAACAGGCCACAGCACACCATCTTCGACAAATCTACCTCCGCTTTTTAGACATGACAGATTGTTACGCGCTGGAGGACGAAGGATTAAAAACACTTACTCTTCATTGTACCCAATTACAACACTTATATCTAAGACGATGTGTGCGCATAGGTGACGCTGGCGTTCAAGCCATAGGTATTAACTGTCCGTATATCAAGGAACTTAGCATTAGTGACTGTAGAAAAGTGACCGACTACGGAGTGTGTGCACTCTCGAAAATAGGAGACAATTTAAGATATTTAAGTGTAGCAAAGTGTGATAAAGTTTCTGACGTAGGTGTCATACAATTGGCTAAAAATTGCCGGAAGTTACGTTATTTGAATGTCAGAGGTTGTGAAGCTGTCTCAGACGACGCCATGGATGTTTTAGCACGAAACTGCACGAAACTCAAATCTTTAGATATTGGAAAGTGTGACGTAACTGACGAAGGATTACAggtcctttcacataattgttCTCAACTAAAGAAACTAAGTCTCAAGTCGTGTGATGCAATTACAGACGACGGTGTAAAATGTATAGCCAAGAAATGCCGCCATCTTGAACAACTCAATATTCAAGACTGCCACCTGACAGTAGATGCTTATCGAGCTGTTAAACGTTACTGTAAAAAATGCTTTATTGAACATACAAATCCTGGTTTTTATTAG
- the LOC139511937 gene encoding F-box/LRR-repeat protein 7-like isoform X2, translated as MTFIMPSEIIHKQRTDWDGVLEDLFGIDPNQTCTDSINDSSSGFASDAASHTYSKTSMSTFKGSCSDSSESGRVSCREPPWSGTKTPTHREPNHYNPRDLNMQYRMSTPSPMSHKSSSSVKTTSSNRSSSKSSHISSHKLPTAPPVISYKNPAYEYQLDKHIEEIQYNIKRIELQDGQQYISSKPKSRHHKPSLFDLVTDDVIVNIFSNLPTDQLCRCSRVCNRWYRLSWDPLLWRRIVINSEKINVDKALKYLTKRLSYNTPTVCVIVERIILTGCEKLTNKGLHTIAKRCPELRHLEIQGCANITNDSLFEIASYCVNLEYLDTTGCPCVTSVSLTTQVLEQATAHHLRQIYLRFLDMTDCYALEDEGLKTLTLHCTQLQHLYLRRCVRIGDAGVQAIGINCPYIKELSISDCRKVTDYGVCALSKIGDNLRYLSVAKCDKVSDVGVIQLAKNCRKLRYLNVRGCEAVSDDAMDVLARNCTKLKSLDIGKCDVTDEGLQVLSHNCSQLKKLSLKSCDAITDDGVKCIAKKCRHLEQLNIQDCHLTVDAYRAVKRYCKKCFIEHTNPGFY; from the exons acCCGAATCAAACATGCACCGACTCAATAAATGACTCGTCGTCAGGATTTGCCTCTGATGCAGCGAGTCATACGTACTCAAAGACCAGCATGTCGACCTTCAAAGGAAGCTGCTCTGACAGTAGCGAATCTGGACGAGTATCGTGTAGAGAACCACCGTGGTCAGGGACAAAGACTCCTACACACAGAGAACCTAACCATTACAATCCACGTGACTTAAATATGCAATACAGAATGTCCACACCGTCACCAATGTCTCATAAATCATCATCGTCCGTGAAAACAACATCATCTAACCGTTCGTCCTCAAAATCATCACACATTTCATCACACAAACTTCCAACAGCGCCACCTGTGATAAGTTATAAAAATCCTGCATATGAATATCAGTTAGATAAACATATTGAAGAAATTCAGTATAATATTAAACGGATTGAGCTTCAAGACGGCCAACAGTACATTTCATCCAAACCGAAATCACGTCACCATAAACCGTCTCTTTTCGACTTAGTGACAGATGACGTTATTGTGAACATATTCTCAAACTTGCCGACCGATCAGTTGTGTCGATGTTCTCGAGTGTGCAATCGATGGTATCGGTTGTCATGGGATCCGTTACTATGGAGACGCATTGTTATAAATAGCGAGAAGATAAACGTTGATAAAGCtttgaaatatttgacaaaaagacTTAGTTACAATACTCCCACAGTATGTGTGATTGTGGAAAGAATTATATTGACTGGTTGTGAAAAGCTAACTAATAAAGGATTACATACGATAGCGAAACGCTGTCCAGAGTTACGGCACTTGGAAATACAAGGATGTGCCAATATTACTAATGATTCACTCTTTGAAATTGCATCTTATTGTGTTAACCTGGAATATTTAGATACTACTG GATGCCCTTGTGTTACCAGTGTTAGTCTTACCACCCAAGTATTAGAACAGGCCACAGCACACCATCTTCGACAAATCTACCTCCGCTTTTTAGACATGACAGATTGTTACGCGCTGGAGGACGAAGGATTAAAAACACTTACTCTTCATTGTACCCAATTACAACACTTATATCTAAGACGATGTGTGCGCATAGGTGACGCTGGCGTTCAAGCCATAGGTATTAACTGTCCGTATATCAAGGAACTTAGCATTAGTGACTGTAGAAAAGTGACCGACTACGGAGTGTGTGCACTCTCGAAAATAGGAGACAATTTAAGATATTTAAGTGTAGCAAAGTGTGATAAAGTTTCTGACGTAGGTGTCATACAATTGGCTAAAAATTGCCGGAAGTTACGTTATTTGAATGTCAGAGGTTGTGAAGCTGTCTCAGACGACGCCATGGATGTTTTAGCACGAAACTGCACGAAACTCAAATCTTTAGATATTGGAAAGTGTGACGTAACTGACGAAGGATTACAggtcctttcacataattgttCTCAACTAAAGAAACTAAGTCTCAAGTCGTGTGATGCAATTACAGACGACGGTGTAAAATGTATAGCCAAGAAATGCCGCCATCTTGAACAACTCAATATTCAAGACTGCCACCTGACAGTAGATGCTTATCGAGCTGTTAAACGTTACTGTAAAAAATGCTTTATTGAACATACAAATCCTGGTTTTTATTAG
- the LOC139510541 gene encoding microfibril-associated glycoprotein 4-like, whose product MYRIYNFAVLVIYSTYLINISALKRFRNSKRNVQYENVYKSVNVLWMVKRRSVIACFTSCADDINCWSVAFNKNDGRCQAFNRDFTNQPVKGIPENEWTHYDVSPVTVCKTVTPNTQAKNCSEVQSQGHSCSGVYTIYPSVDIQKDVWCDLQTIEGRWTVFQQRKDGSVNFYRRWSDYEQGFGDPNTEYWIGNEALYQLTLSGGNELLILMQTWDGVWKYAHYTDFYIGPKNDNYRLHFSEYSGSAGNSLFYQVGYQFSTLDTDNDVSGVSCNPKYHKGGFWFSACGSSDLNGYYYQSGIISNDSCHWWTFTEYRESLKTIYMMVR is encoded by the exons ATGTATAGGATTTACAATTTTGCTGTATTAGTAATTTACAGTacatatcttataaatatttcggCCCTAAAACGTTTTCGAAATTCAAAACGAAATGTACAATACGAAAATGTTTACAAATCCGTAAACGTATTGTGGATGGTTAAAAGACGAAGCGTTATAGCATGTTTTACCTCGTGCGCAGATGACATTAATTGTTGGTCCGTAGCATTTAATAAAAACGATGGTAGATGTCAAGCTTTCAACAGAGACTTCACCAATCAACCTGTCAAAGGAATTCCTGAGAACGAATGGACTCATTATGACGTTTCACCAG TAACAGTCTGCAAGACAGTGACACCAAATACCCAAGCAAAAAATTGTTCTGAAGTTCAATCTCAAGGTCATTCGTGTAGTGGTGTGTACACTATCTACCCTTCCGTTGACATCCAAAAAGATGTTTGGTGTGACCTACAAACAATAGAGGGTCGATGGACA GTATTCCAACAAAGGAAAGACGGTTCTGTGAATTTTTATCGAAGGTGGTCGGACTATGAACAAGGCTTTGGTGATCCTAATACAGAATACTGGATAG gGAATGAGGCTTTGTATCAATTGACACTTTCTGGTGGAAATGAATTGCTAATTTTGATGCAGACATGGGATGGTGTATGGAAGTATGCTCATTATACCGACTTTTATATCGGCCCTAAAAACGACAATTATAGGCTTCACTTTTCTGAATACAGTGGCTCAGCAG GTAACAGTCTGTTTTACCAGGTAGGATATCAATTTAGTACACTAGATACCGATAATGACGTCTCTGGTGTATCTTGTAATCCGAAGTACCATAAGGGAGGTTTTTGGTTTAGTGCCTGCGGTAGTTCCGATCTGAATGGATACTATTACCAATCTGGGATTATCTCCAACGATTCATGTCATTGGTGGACATTTACAGAATACCGAGAGTCTTTGAAAACCATTTATATGATGGTTCGATAA
- the LOC139510542 gene encoding coactosin-like protein, producing MEFTGFRKIAILDDQEAVTIAYKDVRDDHTDTKWLLLKYSAENKIVLHWTGSDCGKFFAKFTDKVRLFAFIRLDFEEKGPETIKRTKFVLLSWIGQDVANEKRQRVHGDRECIKSVIKDYDCELCLYEETGIDEKLILQKVEEAETK from the exons ATGGAATTTACAGGATTCAGAAAAATCGCCATTTTAGATGATCAGGAGGCTGTCACTATTGCATATAAGGATGTAAGAGATGACCATACAGACacgaaatg GTTACTCTTAAAGTACAGCGCTGAAAATAAGATAGTACTACATTGGACAGGTTCTGATTGCGGGAAATTCTTTGCCAAGTTTACAG ATAAAGTCAGGCTATTTGCCTTCATTCGTCTGGATTTCGAGGAAAAGGGACCAGAGACAATTAAACGAACAAAATTTGTGTTGTTATCATGGATTGGTCAAGACGTTGCAAACGAAAAGAGACAAAGGGTTCATGGAGACAGGGAATGTATCAAAAGCGTAATTAAg GATTATGACTGCGAATTATGTCTGTACGAAGAGACAGGTATTGATGAAAAATTGATATTGCAAAAAGTAGAAGAGGCCGAGACAAAATGA
- the LOC139511937 gene encoding F-box/LRR-repeat protein 7-like isoform X1, translating into MRMLVIGNDKHNSQWCFPETSVLFYNPNQTCTDSINDSSSGFASDAASHTYSKTSMSTFKGSCSDSSESGRVSCREPPWSGTKTPTHREPNHYNPRDLNMQYRMSTPSPMSHKSSSSVKTTSSNRSSSKSSHISSHKLPTAPPVISYKNPAYEYQLDKHIEEIQYNIKRIELQDGQQYISSKPKSRHHKPSLFDLVTDDVIVNIFSNLPTDQLCRCSRVCNRWYRLSWDPLLWRRIVINSEKINVDKALKYLTKRLSYNTPTVCVIVERIILTGCEKLTNKGLHTIAKRCPELRHLEIQGCANITNDSLFEIASYCVNLEYLDTTGCPCVTSVSLTTQVLEQATAHHLRQIYLRFLDMTDCYALEDEGLKTLTLHCTQLQHLYLRRCVRIGDAGVQAIGINCPYIKELSISDCRKVTDYGVCALSKIGDNLRYLSVAKCDKVSDVGVIQLAKNCRKLRYLNVRGCEAVSDDAMDVLARNCTKLKSLDIGKCDVTDEGLQVLSHNCSQLKKLSLKSCDAITDDGVKCIAKKCRHLEQLNIQDCHLTVDAYRAVKRYCKKCFIEHTNPGFY; encoded by the exons ATGAGGATGCTTGTGATAGGAAATGATAAACACAATAGTCAGTGGTGTTTCCCCGAAACTTCAGTACTTTTTTACA acCCGAATCAAACATGCACCGACTCAATAAATGACTCGTCGTCAGGATTTGCCTCTGATGCAGCGAGTCATACGTACTCAAAGACCAGCATGTCGACCTTCAAAGGAAGCTGCTCTGACAGTAGCGAATCTGGACGAGTATCGTGTAGAGAACCACCGTGGTCAGGGACAAAGACTCCTACACACAGAGAACCTAACCATTACAATCCACGTGACTTAAATATGCAATACAGAATGTCCACACCGTCACCAATGTCTCATAAATCATCATCGTCCGTGAAAACAACATCATCTAACCGTTCGTCCTCAAAATCATCACACATTTCATCACACAAACTTCCAACAGCGCCACCTGTGATAAGTTATAAAAATCCTGCATATGAATATCAGTTAGATAAACATATTGAAGAAATTCAGTATAATATTAAACGGATTGAGCTTCAAGACGGCCAACAGTACATTTCATCCAAACCGAAATCACGTCACCATAAACCGTCTCTTTTCGACTTAGTGACAGATGACGTTATTGTGAACATATTCTCAAACTTGCCGACCGATCAGTTGTGTCGATGTTCTCGAGTGTGCAATCGATGGTATCGGTTGTCATGGGATCCGTTACTATGGAGACGCATTGTTATAAATAGCGAGAAGATAAACGTTGATAAAGCtttgaaatatttgacaaaaagacTTAGTTACAATACTCCCACAGTATGTGTGATTGTGGAAAGAATTATATTGACTGGTTGTGAAAAGCTAACTAATAAAGGATTACATACGATAGCGAAACGCTGTCCAGAGTTACGGCACTTGGAAATACAAGGATGTGCCAATATTACTAATGATTCACTCTTTGAAATTGCATCTTATTGTGTTAACCTGGAATATTTAGATACTACTG GATGCCCTTGTGTTACCAGTGTTAGTCTTACCACCCAAGTATTAGAACAGGCCACAGCACACCATCTTCGACAAATCTACCTCCGCTTTTTAGACATGACAGATTGTTACGCGCTGGAGGACGAAGGATTAAAAACACTTACTCTTCATTGTACCCAATTACAACACTTATATCTAAGACGATGTGTGCGCATAGGTGACGCTGGCGTTCAAGCCATAGGTATTAACTGTCCGTATATCAAGGAACTTAGCATTAGTGACTGTAGAAAAGTGACCGACTACGGAGTGTGTGCACTCTCGAAAATAGGAGACAATTTAAGATATTTAAGTGTAGCAAAGTGTGATAAAGTTTCTGACGTAGGTGTCATACAATTGGCTAAAAATTGCCGGAAGTTACGTTATTTGAATGTCAGAGGTTGTGAAGCTGTCTCAGACGACGCCATGGATGTTTTAGCACGAAACTGCACGAAACTCAAATCTTTAGATATTGGAAAGTGTGACGTAACTGACGAAGGATTACAggtcctttcacataattgttCTCAACTAAAGAAACTAAGTCTCAAGTCGTGTGATGCAATTACAGACGACGGTGTAAAATGTATAGCCAAGAAATGCCGCCATCTTGAACAACTCAATATTCAAGACTGCCACCTGACAGTAGATGCTTATCGAGCTGTTAAACGTTACTGTAAAAAATGCTTTATTGAACATACAAATCCTGGTTTTTATTAG